ATGTGGATCCGCCCATTGCAGGCGGAGTTGAGCGATAACACGCTGGCATTGTATGCACCAAATCGTTTTGTGCTTGATTGGGTAAGGGACAAATACCTCAATAATATCAACGGACTGTTGAATGATTTCTGCGGTGCCGACGCCCCGCAACTGCGGTTTGAAGTCGGTGCCAGGCCTGCCACGCAGGTTGTGAGAGAAACCGCACAGGTTGCCGTTCAGGCACATGCTCAGCAGGTACACGCTCCGCGCGCCATTCCTCAGGCACGTCACGGTTGGGATAACGTTCCCGCTCCGGCAGAACCGTCCTATCGCTCCAACGTAAACGTAAAGCACACGTTCGATAACTTCGTTGAAGGTAAATCGAACCAGTTAGCGCGTGCTGCGGCGCGTCAGGTAGCAGATAACCCTGGCGGCGCATACAACCCGTTATTCCTTTATGGCGGAACCGGTCTCGGTAAAACGCACCTGTTACACGCGGTCGGCAATGGCATTATTGCCCGTAAACCGAACGCTAAAGTGGTGTACATGCACTCCGAGCGTTTTGTGCAGGACATGGTCAAAGCCCTGCAGAACAACGCCATCGAAGAGTTCAAACGCTACTACCGTTCCGTTGATGCACTGCTAATAGATGACATTCAGTTCTTTGCTAATAAAGAACGATCCCAGGAAGAGTTCTTCCACACCTTCAATGCCCTGCTGGAAGGGAATCAACAGATCATCCTCACGTCCGATCGCTATCCTAAAGAGATCAACGGCGTTGAAGATCGTTTGAAATCCCGTTTTGGCTGGGGATTAACCGTTGCGATCGAGCCACCTGAGCTCGAAACGCGCGTGGCGATCCTGATGAAAAAGGCCGACGAGAATGACATTCGTCTGCCGGGCGAAGTGGCGTTCTTTATTGCCAAGCGCCTGCGTTCCAACGTGCGTGAGCTTGAAGGCGCACTGAACCGTGTTATCGCCAACGCCAATTTTACCGGCCGCGCCATTACCATTGATTTCGTGCGTGAAGCGCTGCGCGATCTGCTGGCGCTGCAGGAAAAACTGGTCACCATCGACAATATTCAGAAGACGGTGGCGGAGTACTATAAGATCAAAGTGGCAGATTTGCTGTCCAAGCGTCGTTCTCGCTCTGTGGCGCGTCCGCGCCAGATGGCGATGGCGCTGGCCAAGGAACTCACCAACCACAGTCTGCCGGAAATTGGCGATGCGTTTGGTGGCCGCGACCACACGACCGTGCTGCATGCGTGCCGCAAGATCGAGCAGTTGCGTGAAGAAAGCCATGACATCAAAGAAGATTTCTCCAACTTAATCAGAACATTATCTTCGTGACGCTATGAAATTTACCGTTGAACGTGAACATTTATTAAAACCGCTGCAGCAGGTAAGTGGCCCATTAGGTGGTCGCCCAACGTTGCCGATTTTGGGTAATTTACTGCTGCAGGTTGCAGACGGTTCCTTGTCATTGACCGGAACCGACCTTGAAATGGAAATGGTCGCACGCGTCGCGCTGCTTCAGCCGCACGAGCCGGGCGCCACCACTGTGCCAGCGCGCAAGTTCTTCGATATTTGCCGTGGCTTGCCGGAAGGGGCTGAAATTGCCGTACAGCTTGAGGGTGACCGCATGTTGGTACGCTCTGGCCGTAGCCGTTTCTCGCTTTCTACGCTGCCTGCTGCCGATTTCCCGAACCTCGACGACTGGCAAAGCGAAGTGGAATTCACCGTTGCTCAGGCGACGATGAAACGCCTGATTGAAGCGACCCAGTTTTCCATGGCGCATCAGGACGTTCGTTACTACTTAAACGGCATGCTGTTCGAAACCGAAGGTGAAGAACTGCGTACCGTCGCGACCGACGGCCACCGTCTGGCGGTCTGCTCGATGCCTATCGGCGAAACGTTGCCGAACCATTCGGTGATCGTACCGCGTAAAGGCGTTATCGAGCTGATGCGTATGCTCGACGGCGGCGACAACCCGATGCGTGTGCAGATTGGCAGCAACAACATCCGCGCACACGTGGGCGATTTCATCTTCACCTCTAAACTGGTGGATGGTCGTTTCCCGGACTACCGTCGCGTGTTGCCGAAAAACCCGGATAAACATCTCGATGCGGGCTGTGACATTCTCAAACAGGCCTTTGCCCGTGCGGCGATTCTCTCGAATGAGAAATTCCGTGGCGTGCGTCTGTATGTCAGCGAAAATCAGCTGAAAATCACCGCCAACAACCCGGAACAGGAAGAAGCAGAAGAAATTCTGGATGTCACCTACGCCGGGACCGAGATGGAAATCGGCTTCAACGTCAGCTACGTACTGGATGTGCTCAATGCACTGAAATGCGAAAACGTCCGTATTCTGCTGACCGACTCCGTATCCAGCGTTCAGATTGAAGATGCAGCCAGCCAAAGCGCGGCTTACGTTGTTATGCCAATGAGATTGTAATGGCGCTAACCCGCTTGTTGATCCGCGACTTTCGCAATATTGAAAGCGCGGATCTTGCTTTATCCCCTGGCTTTAATTTCCTGGTCGGTGCCAACGGCAGCGGAAAAACCAGCGTTCTGGAAGCCATCTACACGCTCGGCCACGGTCGGGCGTTTCGCAGTTTGCAAATAGGCCGCGTAATTCGCCACGAGCAGGAATCGTTCATTTTACATGGGCGTCTGCAAGGTCAGGAGCGCGAGATCTCGATTGGCCTCACCAAAGACAAACAGGGCGACAGCAAAGTTCGCATCGACGGCACCGACGGTCACAAGGTGGCTGAACTGGCGCTGCTGATGCCGATGCAGCTCATCACCCCCGAAGGGTTTACTTTACTCAACGGCGGCCCCAAATACAGAAGAGCCTTCCTCGATTGGGGATGCTTTCACAACGAAGCCGGTTTCTTTACCGCCTGGAGCAATCTCAAGCGTTTGCTGAAACAGCGTAACGCCGCATTGCGTCAGGTGACCCGCTACGCCCAGCTGCGTCCGTGGGACATGGAACTTATCCCGCTGGCCGAGCAAATCAGTCAATGGCGAGCGGAATACAGTGCGGGGATCGCCGAAGATATGGCGGATACCTGCAAACAGTTTCTTCCTGAATTCAGTCTGACCTTTTCTTTCCAGCGCGGCTGGGAAAAAGAGACCGACTATTCAGAGGTGCTTGAACGGAATTTCGAGCGCGACCGAATGCTGACCTACACCGCCCACGGCCCGCACAAAGCGGATTTCCGCATTCGTGCCGATGGCGCACCGGTGGAGGACACTCTGTCGCGTGGGCAGCTCAAACTGCTGATGTGCGCCTTACGTCTGGCGCAAGGTGAGTTTCTGACCCGTGAAAGCGGGCGGCGCTGCCTGTACCTAATAGATGATTTTGCCTCGGAACTTGATGACGAGCGCCGCGGTCTGCTGGCAAGCAGACTCAAAGCGACCGAGTCGCAGGTTTTTGTCAGCGCCATTAGCGCTGAACACGTAATGGACATGTCGGACAAAAATTCGAAGATGTTCAGCGTGGAAAAAGGTAAAATAACGGATTAACCCAAGTTTAAATGAGCGAGAAACGTTGATGTCGAATTCTTATGACTCCTCCAGTATCAAAGTCCTGAAAGGACTGGATGCGGTGCGTAAGCGCCCGGGTATGTATATCGGCGACACGGATGACGGTACCGGTCTGCACCACATGGTATTCGAGGTTGTGGATAACGCTATCGACGAAGCGCTCGCGGGTCACTGTAAAGACATCGTTGTCACCATCCATGCCGATAACTCCGTTTCCGTAACGGATGATGGCCGTGGTATTCCGACCGGCATTCACCCGGAAGAGGGTGTTTCTGCGGCGGAAGTCATCATGACTGTTCTGCACGCAGGCGGTAAATTCGATGACAACTCTTATAAAGTGTCCGGTGGTCTGCACGGCGTAGGCGTTTCAGTGGTAAACGCCCTGTCGCAGAAGCTGGAACTGGTGATTCGCCGC
This DNA window, taken from Scandinavium goeteborgense, encodes the following:
- the dnaN gene encoding DNA polymerase III subunit beta, coding for MKFTVEREHLLKPLQQVSGPLGGRPTLPILGNLLLQVADGSLSLTGTDLEMEMVARVALLQPHEPGATTVPARKFFDICRGLPEGAEIAVQLEGDRMLVRSGRSRFSLSTLPAADFPNLDDWQSEVEFTVAQATMKRLIEATQFSMAHQDVRYYLNGMLFETEGEELRTVATDGHRLAVCSMPIGETLPNHSVIVPRKGVIELMRMLDGGDNPMRVQIGSNNIRAHVGDFIFTSKLVDGRFPDYRRVLPKNPDKHLDAGCDILKQAFARAAILSNEKFRGVRLYVSENQLKITANNPEQEEAEEILDVTYAGTEMEIGFNVSYVLDVLNALKCENVRILLTDSVSSVQIEDAASQSAAYVVMPMRL
- the recF gene encoding DNA replication/repair protein RecF (All proteins in this family for which functions are known are DNA-binding proteins that assist the filamentation of RecA onto DNA for the initiation of recombination or recombinational repair.); amino-acid sequence: MALTRLLIRDFRNIESADLALSPGFNFLVGANGSGKTSVLEAIYTLGHGRAFRSLQIGRVIRHEQESFILHGRLQGQEREISIGLTKDKQGDSKVRIDGTDGHKVAELALLMPMQLITPEGFTLLNGGPKYRRAFLDWGCFHNEAGFFTAWSNLKRLLKQRNAALRQVTRYAQLRPWDMELIPLAEQISQWRAEYSAGIAEDMADTCKQFLPEFSLTFSFQRGWEKETDYSEVLERNFERDRMLTYTAHGPHKADFRIRADGAPVEDTLSRGQLKLLMCALRLAQGEFLTRESGRRCLYLIDDFASELDDERRGLLASRLKATESQVFVSAISAEHVMDMSDKNSKMFSVEKGKITD